A DNA window from Rhinolophus sinicus isolate RSC01 linkage group LG10, ASM3656204v1, whole genome shotgun sequence contains the following coding sequences:
- the MATR3 gene encoding matrin-3 isoform X11 codes for MLGAQWRRNQPPRAAEEWSQHINGASHSRRCQLLLEIYPEWNPDNDTGHTMGDPFMLQQSTNPAPGILGPPPPSFHLGGPAVGPRGNLGAGNGNLQGPRHMQKGRVETSRVVHIMDFQRGKNLRYQLLQLVEPFGVISNHLILNKINEAFIEMATTEDAQAAVDYYTTTPALVFGKPVRVHLSQKYKRIKKPEGKPDQKFDQKQELGRVIHLSNLPHSGYSDSAVLKLAEPYGKIKNYILMRLKSQAFIEMETREDAMAMVDHCLKKALWFQGRCVKVDLSEKYKKLVLRIPNRGIDLLKKDKSRKRSYSPDGKESPSDKKSKTDGSQKTESTNEGKEQEEKSGEDGEKDTKDDQTEQEPSMLLESEDELLVDEEEAAALLESGSSVGDETDLANLGDVTSDGKKEPSDKAVKKDTSASAAAKKKLKKVDKVEELDQENEAALENGIKNEENTEPGAESAENADDPNKDTSENADGQSDENKEDCTIPDEYRIGPYQPNVPVGIDYVIPKTGFYCKLCSLFYTNEEVAKNTHCSSLPHYQKLKKFLNKLAEERRQKKEA; via the exons ATGTTAGGAGCGCAGTGGCGGCGCAACCAGCCTCCTCGGGCGGCGGAG GAGTGGAGTCAACATATCAATGGAGCGAGTCACAGTCGTCGATGCCAGCTTCTTCTTGAAAT CTACCCAGAGTGGAATCCTGACAATGATACAGGACACACAAt GGGCGATCCATTCATGTTGCAGCAGTCTACAAACCCAGCACCAGGAATTCTGGGACCTCCACCTCCCTCATTTCATCTTGGGGGACCAGCAGTTGGACCAAGAGGAAATCTGG GTGCTGGAAATGGAAACCTGCAAGGACCAAGACACATGCAGAAAGGCAGAGTG GAAACTAGCCGAGTTGTTCACATCATGGATTTTCAGAGAGGGAAAAACTTGAGATATCAATTATTACAGCTGGTGGAACCATTCGGAGTCATTTCAAATcatctgattttaaataaaattaatgag GCATTCATTGAAATGGCAACCACAGAAGATGCTCAGGCTGCAGTGGATTATTATACAACCACACCAGCATTAGTATTTGGCAAGCCAGTGAGAGTCCATTTATCCCAGAAGTATAAAAGAATAaag aaacctGAAGGGAAGCCAGACCAGAAGTTTGATCAAAAGCAAGAGCTTGGACGTGTGATACATCTCAGCAATTTACCCCATTCTGGCTATTCTGACAGTGCTGTCCTTAAGCTTGCTGAGCCTTatgggaaaataaagaattatatacTGATGAGGTTGAAAAGTCAG gcctTTATTGAGATGGAAACCAGAGAGGATGCAATGGCAATGGTGGACCATTGTTTGAAAAAGGCCCTATGGTTTCAGGGGAGATGTGTGAAAGTTGACCtgtctgaaaaatataaaaaattggtACTGAGG attccCAACAGAGGCATTGATTTACTGAAAAAAGATAAATCACG aaaaagatcTTACTCTCCAGATGGCAAAGAATCTCCAAGTGATAAGAAATCCAAAACTGATGGTTCCCAGAAGACTGAAAGTACAAATGAAGGTAAAGAACAAGAAGAGAAGTCAGGTGAAGATGGTGAAAAGGATACAAAAGATGACCAGACAGAACAAGAACCTAGCATGCTTCTTGAATCTGAAGATGAACTACTTGTAGATGAAGAAGAAGCAGCAGCACTGCTAGAAAGTGGCAGTTCAGTGGGAGATGAGACAGATCTTGCTAATTTAGGTGATGTGACTTCTGATGGGAAGAAAGAACCTTCAGACAAAGCTGTGAAAAAAGATACAAGTGCTTCAGCAGCtgcaaagaaaaaacttaaaaag GTGGACAAGGTCGAGGAACTTGATCAAGAAAACGAAGCAGCGTtggaaaatggaattaaaaatgaggaaaatacagAACCAGGTGCTGAATCTGCTGAGAATGCTGATGATCCTAACAAAGATACAAGTGAAAACGCAGATGgccaaagtgatgaaaacaaggaGGACTGTACAATCCCAGATGAGTATAGAATTGGACCATATCAGCCCAATGTTCCTGTTG GTATAGACTATGTGATACCTAAAACAGGGTTTTACTGTAAGCTGTGTTCACTCTTTTATACAAATGAAGAAGTTGCAAAGAATACTCATTGCAGCAGCCTTCCTCATTATCAGAAATTAAAG AAATTTCTGAATAAACTGGCAGAGGAACGCAGGCAGAAGAAGGAAGCTTAA
- the MATR3 gene encoding matrin-3 isoform X2, translating to MSKSFQQSSLGRDSQGHGRDLSAAGIGLLAAATQSLSMPASLGRMNQGTARLASLMNLGMSSSLNQQGAHSALSSASTSSHNLQSIFNIGSRGPLPLSSQHRGDADQASNILASFGLSARDLDELSRYPEDKITPENLPQILLQLKRRRTEEGPTLSYGRDGRSATREPPYRVPRDDWEEKRHFRRDSFDDRGPSLNPVLDYDHGSRSQESGYYDRMDYEDDRLRDGERCRDDSFFGETSHNYHKFDSEYERMGRGPGPLQERSLFEKKRGAPPSSNIEDFHGLLPKGYPHLCSICDLPVHSNKEWSQHINGASHSRRCQLLLEIYPEWNPDNDTGHTMGDPFMLQQSTNPAPGILGPPPPSFHLGGPAVGPRGNLGAGNGNLQGPRHMQKGRVETSRVVHIMDFQRGKNLRYQLLQLVEPFGVISNHLILNKINEAFIEMATTEDAQAAVDYYTTTPALVFGKPVRVHLSQKYKRIKKPEGKPDQKFDQKQELGRVIHLSNLPHSGYSDSAVLKLAEPYGKIKNYILMRLKSQAFIEMETREDAMAMVDHCLKKALWFQGRCVKVDLSEKYKKLVLRIPNRGIDLLKKDKSRKRSYSPDGKESPSDKKSKTDGSQKTESTNEGKEQEEKSGEDGEKDTKDDQTEQEPSMLLESEDELLVDEEEAAALLESGSSVGDETDLANLGDVTSDGKKEPSDKAVKKDTSASAAAKKKLKKRRFPGSMEGFVTLDEVGDEEDSELQKLRKSGMAFKSADKNDDDLVEIKVDKVEELDQENEAALENGIKNEENTEPGAESAENADDPNKDTSENADGQSDENKEDCTIPDEYRIGPYQPNVPVGIDYVIPKTGFYCKLCSLFYTNEEVAKNTHCSSLPHYQKLKKFLNKLAEERRQKKEA from the exons ATGTCCAAGTCATTCCAGCAGTCATCTCTCGGTAGGGACTCGCAGGGTCATGGGCGTGACCTGTCTGCAGCAGGAATAGGCCTTCTTGCTGCTGCTACCCAGTCTTTAAGTATGCCAGCATCTCTTGGAAGGATGAACCAGGGTACTGCACGCCTTGCTAGTTTAATGAATCTTGGAATGAGTTCTTCATTGAATCAACAAGGAGCTCATAGTGCACTGTCTTCTGCTAGTACTTCTTCCCATAATTTGCAGTCTATATTTAACATTGGAAGTAGAGGTCCACTCCCTTTGTCTTCTCAACACCGTGGAGACGCAGACCAGGCCAGTAACATTTTGGCCAGCTTTGGTCTGTCTGCTAGAGACTTAGATGAACTGAGTCGTTATCCAGAGGACAAGATTACTCCTGAGAATTTGCCCCAAATCCTTCTACAGCTTAAAAGGAGGAGAACTGAAGAAGGCCCTACATTGAGTTATGGTAGAGATGGCAGATCTGCTACACGGGAGCCGCCATACAGAGTACCTAGGGATGATTGGGAAGAAAAAAGGCACTTTAGAAGAGATAGTTTTGATGATCGTGGTCCTAGTCTCAACCCAGTGCTTGATTATGACCATGGAAGTCGTTCTCAAGAATCTGGTTATTATGACAGAATGGATTATGAAGATGACAGATTAAGAGATGGAGAAAGGTGTAGGGATGATTCTTTTTTTGGTGAGACCTCGCATAACTATCATAAATTTGACAGTGAGTATGAGAGAATGGGACGTGGTCCTGGCCCCTTACAAGAGAGATCTCTCTTTGAGAAAAAGAGGGGCGCTCCTCCAAGTAGCAATATTGAAGACTTCCATGGACTCTTACCGAAGGGTTATCCCCATCTGTGCTCTATATGTGATTTGCCAGTTCATTCTAATAAG GAGTGGAGTCAACATATCAATGGAGCGAGTCACAGTCGTCGATGCCAGCTTCTTCTTGAAAT CTACCCAGAGTGGAATCCTGACAATGATACAGGACACACAAt GGGCGATCCATTCATGTTGCAGCAGTCTACAAACCCAGCACCAGGAATTCTGGGACCTCCACCTCCCTCATTTCATCTTGGGGGACCAGCAGTTGGACCAAGAGGAAATCTGG GTGCTGGAAATGGAAACCTGCAAGGACCAAGACACATGCAGAAAGGCAGAGTG GAAACTAGCCGAGTTGTTCACATCATGGATTTTCAGAGAGGGAAAAACTTGAGATATCAATTATTACAGCTGGTGGAACCATTCGGAGTCATTTCAAATcatctgattttaaataaaattaatgag GCATTCATTGAAATGGCAACCACAGAAGATGCTCAGGCTGCAGTGGATTATTATACAACCACACCAGCATTAGTATTTGGCAAGCCAGTGAGAGTCCATTTATCCCAGAAGTATAAAAGAATAaag aaacctGAAGGGAAGCCAGACCAGAAGTTTGATCAAAAGCAAGAGCTTGGACGTGTGATACATCTCAGCAATTTACCCCATTCTGGCTATTCTGACAGTGCTGTCCTTAAGCTTGCTGAGCCTTatgggaaaataaagaattatatacTGATGAGGTTGAAAAGTCAG gcctTTATTGAGATGGAAACCAGAGAGGATGCAATGGCAATGGTGGACCATTGTTTGAAAAAGGCCCTATGGTTTCAGGGGAGATGTGTGAAAGTTGACCtgtctgaaaaatataaaaaattggtACTGAGG attccCAACAGAGGCATTGATTTACTGAAAAAAGATAAATCACG aaaaagatcTTACTCTCCAGATGGCAAAGAATCTCCAAGTGATAAGAAATCCAAAACTGATGGTTCCCAGAAGACTGAAAGTACAAATGAAGGTAAAGAACAAGAAGAGAAGTCAGGTGAAGATGGTGAAAAGGATACAAAAGATGACCAGACAGAACAAGAACCTAGCATGCTTCTTGAATCTGAAGATGAACTACTTGTAGATGAAGAAGAAGCAGCAGCACTGCTAGAAAGTGGCAGTTCAGTGGGAGATGAGACAGATCTTGCTAATTTAGGTGATGTGACTTCTGATGGGAAGAAAGAACCTTCAGACAAAGCTGTGAAAAAAGATACAAGTGCTTCAGCAGCtgcaaagaaaaaacttaaaaag CGTCGTTTCCCAGGGAGTATGGAAGGTTTTGTCACTCTAGATGAGGTTGGTGATGAGGAAGATTCGGAACTTCAGAAACTTCGTAAATCGGGCATGGCATTTAAATCTGCTGACAAAAATGATGATGATTTGGTTGAAATTAAGGTGGACAAGGTCGAGGAACTTGATCAAGAAAACGAAGCAGCGTtggaaaatggaattaaaaatgaggaaaatacagAACCAGGTGCTGAATCTGCTGAGAATGCTGATGATCCTAACAAAGATACAAGTGAAAACGCAGATGgccaaagtgatgaaaacaaggaGGACTGTACAATCCCAGATGAGTATAGAATTGGACCATATCAGCCCAATGTTCCTGTTG GTATAGACTATGTGATACCTAAAACAGGGTTTTACTGTAAGCTGTGTTCACTCTTTTATACAAATGAAGAAGTTGCAAAGAATACTCATTGCAGCAGCCTTCCTCATTATCAGAAATTAAAG AAATTTCTGAATAAACTGGCAGAGGAACGCAGGCAGAAGAAGGAAGCTTAA
- the MATR3 gene encoding matrin-3 isoform X4, whose amino-acid sequence MSKSFQQSSLGRDSQGHGRDLSAAGIGLLAAATQSLSMPASLGRMNQGTARLASLMNLGMSSSLNQQGAHSALSSASTSSHNLQSIFNIGSRGPLPLSSQHRGDADQASNILASFGLSARDLDELSRYPEDKITPENLPQILLQLKRRRTEEGPTLSYGRDGRSATREPPYRVPRDDWEEKRHFRRDSFDDRGPSLNPVLDYDHGSRSQESGYYDRMDYEDDRLRDGERCRDDSFFGETSHNYHKFDSEYERMGRGPGPLQERSLFEKKRGAPPSSNIEDFHGLLPKGYPHLCSICDLPVHSNKEWSQHINGASHSRRCQLLLEIYPEWNPDNDTGHTMGDPFMLQQSTNPAPGILGPPPPSFHLGGPAVGPRGNLGAGNGNLQGPRHMQKGRVETSRVVHIMDFQRGKNLRYQLLQLVEPFGVISNHLILNKINEAFIEMATTEDAQAAVDYYTTTPALVFGKPVRVHLSQKYKRIKKPEGKPDQKFDQKQELGRVIHLSNLPHSGYSDSAVLKLAEPYGKIKNYILMRLKSQAFIEMETREDAMAMVDHCLKKALWFQGRCVKVDLSEKYKKLVLRIPNRGIDLLKKDKSRKRSYSPDGKESPSDKKSKTDGSQKTESTNEGKEQEEKSGEDGEKDTKDDQTEQEPSMLLESEDELLVDEEEAAALLESGSSVGDETDLANLGDVTSDGKKEPSDKAVKKDTSASAAAKKKLKKVDKVEELDQENEAALENGIKNEENTEPGAESAENADDPNKDTSENADGQSDENKEDCTIPDEYRIGPYQPNVPVGIDYVIPKTGFYCKLCSLFYTNEEVAKNTHCSSLPHYQKLKKFLNKLAEERRQKKEA is encoded by the exons ATGTCCAAGTCATTCCAGCAGTCATCTCTCGGTAGGGACTCGCAGGGTCATGGGCGTGACCTGTCTGCAGCAGGAATAGGCCTTCTTGCTGCTGCTACCCAGTCTTTAAGTATGCCAGCATCTCTTGGAAGGATGAACCAGGGTACTGCACGCCTTGCTAGTTTAATGAATCTTGGAATGAGTTCTTCATTGAATCAACAAGGAGCTCATAGTGCACTGTCTTCTGCTAGTACTTCTTCCCATAATTTGCAGTCTATATTTAACATTGGAAGTAGAGGTCCACTCCCTTTGTCTTCTCAACACCGTGGAGACGCAGACCAGGCCAGTAACATTTTGGCCAGCTTTGGTCTGTCTGCTAGAGACTTAGATGAACTGAGTCGTTATCCAGAGGACAAGATTACTCCTGAGAATTTGCCCCAAATCCTTCTACAGCTTAAAAGGAGGAGAACTGAAGAAGGCCCTACATTGAGTTATGGTAGAGATGGCAGATCTGCTACACGGGAGCCGCCATACAGAGTACCTAGGGATGATTGGGAAGAAAAAAGGCACTTTAGAAGAGATAGTTTTGATGATCGTGGTCCTAGTCTCAACCCAGTGCTTGATTATGACCATGGAAGTCGTTCTCAAGAATCTGGTTATTATGACAGAATGGATTATGAAGATGACAGATTAAGAGATGGAGAAAGGTGTAGGGATGATTCTTTTTTTGGTGAGACCTCGCATAACTATCATAAATTTGACAGTGAGTATGAGAGAATGGGACGTGGTCCTGGCCCCTTACAAGAGAGATCTCTCTTTGAGAAAAAGAGGGGCGCTCCTCCAAGTAGCAATATTGAAGACTTCCATGGACTCTTACCGAAGGGTTATCCCCATCTGTGCTCTATATGTGATTTGCCAGTTCATTCTAATAAG GAGTGGAGTCAACATATCAATGGAGCGAGTCACAGTCGTCGATGCCAGCTTCTTCTTGAAAT CTACCCAGAGTGGAATCCTGACAATGATACAGGACACACAAt GGGCGATCCATTCATGTTGCAGCAGTCTACAAACCCAGCACCAGGAATTCTGGGACCTCCACCTCCCTCATTTCATCTTGGGGGACCAGCAGTTGGACCAAGAGGAAATCTGG GTGCTGGAAATGGAAACCTGCAAGGACCAAGACACATGCAGAAAGGCAGAGTG GAAACTAGCCGAGTTGTTCACATCATGGATTTTCAGAGAGGGAAAAACTTGAGATATCAATTATTACAGCTGGTGGAACCATTCGGAGTCATTTCAAATcatctgattttaaataaaattaatgag GCATTCATTGAAATGGCAACCACAGAAGATGCTCAGGCTGCAGTGGATTATTATACAACCACACCAGCATTAGTATTTGGCAAGCCAGTGAGAGTCCATTTATCCCAGAAGTATAAAAGAATAaag aaacctGAAGGGAAGCCAGACCAGAAGTTTGATCAAAAGCAAGAGCTTGGACGTGTGATACATCTCAGCAATTTACCCCATTCTGGCTATTCTGACAGTGCTGTCCTTAAGCTTGCTGAGCCTTatgggaaaataaagaattatatacTGATGAGGTTGAAAAGTCAG gcctTTATTGAGATGGAAACCAGAGAGGATGCAATGGCAATGGTGGACCATTGTTTGAAAAAGGCCCTATGGTTTCAGGGGAGATGTGTGAAAGTTGACCtgtctgaaaaatataaaaaattggtACTGAGG attccCAACAGAGGCATTGATTTACTGAAAAAAGATAAATCACG aaaaagatcTTACTCTCCAGATGGCAAAGAATCTCCAAGTGATAAGAAATCCAAAACTGATGGTTCCCAGAAGACTGAAAGTACAAATGAAGGTAAAGAACAAGAAGAGAAGTCAGGTGAAGATGGTGAAAAGGATACAAAAGATGACCAGACAGAACAAGAACCTAGCATGCTTCTTGAATCTGAAGATGAACTACTTGTAGATGAAGAAGAAGCAGCAGCACTGCTAGAAAGTGGCAGTTCAGTGGGAGATGAGACAGATCTTGCTAATTTAGGTGATGTGACTTCTGATGGGAAGAAAGAACCTTCAGACAAAGCTGTGAAAAAAGATACAAGTGCTTCAGCAGCtgcaaagaaaaaacttaaaaag GTGGACAAGGTCGAGGAACTTGATCAAGAAAACGAAGCAGCGTtggaaaatggaattaaaaatgaggaaaatacagAACCAGGTGCTGAATCTGCTGAGAATGCTGATGATCCTAACAAAGATACAAGTGAAAACGCAGATGgccaaagtgatgaaaacaaggaGGACTGTACAATCCCAGATGAGTATAGAATTGGACCATATCAGCCCAATGTTCCTGTTG GTATAGACTATGTGATACCTAAAACAGGGTTTTACTGTAAGCTGTGTTCACTCTTTTATACAAATGAAGAAGTTGCAAAGAATACTCATTGCAGCAGCCTTCCTCATTATCAGAAATTAAAG AAATTTCTGAATAAACTGGCAGAGGAACGCAGGCAGAAGAAGGAAGCTTAA
- the MATR3 gene encoding matrin-3 isoform X1, protein MSKSFQQSSLGRDSQGHGRDLSAAGIGLLAAATQSLSMPASLGRMNQGTARLASLMNLGMSSSLNQQGAHSALSSASTSSHNLQSIFNIGSRGPLPLSSQHRGDADQASNILASFGLSARDLDELSRYPEDKITPENLPQILLQLKRRRTEEGPTLSYGRDGRSATREPPYRVPRDDWEEKRHFRRDSFDDRGPSLNPVLDYDHGSRSQESGYYDRMDYEDDRLRDGERCRDDSFFGETSHNYHKFDSEYERMGRGPGPLQERSLFEKKRGAPPSSNIEDFHGLLPKGYPHLCSICDLPVHSNKEWSQHINGASHSRRCQLLLEIYPEWNPDNDTGHTMGDPFMLQQSTNPAPGILGPPPPSFHLGGPAVGPRGNLGAGNGNLQGPRHMQKGRVETSRVVHIMDFQRGKNLRYQLLQLVEPFGVISNHLILNKINEAFIEMATTEDAQAAVDYYTTTPALVFGKPVRVHLSQKYKRIKKPEGKPDQKFDQKQELGRVIHLSNLPHSGYSDSAVLKLAEPYGKIKNYILMRLKSQAFIEMETREDAMAMVDHCLKKALWFQGRCVKVDLSEKYKKLVLRIPNRGIDLLKKDKSRKRSYSPDGKESPSDKKSKTDGSQKTESTNEGKEQEEKSGEDGEKDTKDDQTEQEPSMLLESEDELLVDEEEAAALLESGSSVGDETDLANLGDVTSDGKKEPSDKAVKKDTSASAAAKKKLKKRRFPGSMEGFVTLDEVGDEEDSELQKLRKSGMAFKSADKNDDDLVEIKVDKVEELDQENEAALENGIKNEENTEPGAESAENADDPNKDTSENADGQSDENKEDCTIPDEYRIGPYQPNVPVGIDYVIPKTGFYCKLCSLFYTNEEVAKNTHCSSLPHYQKLKVRLNLKSSLVKTNKSCNL, encoded by the exons ATGTCCAAGTCATTCCAGCAGTCATCTCTCGGTAGGGACTCGCAGGGTCATGGGCGTGACCTGTCTGCAGCAGGAATAGGCCTTCTTGCTGCTGCTACCCAGTCTTTAAGTATGCCAGCATCTCTTGGAAGGATGAACCAGGGTACTGCACGCCTTGCTAGTTTAATGAATCTTGGAATGAGTTCTTCATTGAATCAACAAGGAGCTCATAGTGCACTGTCTTCTGCTAGTACTTCTTCCCATAATTTGCAGTCTATATTTAACATTGGAAGTAGAGGTCCACTCCCTTTGTCTTCTCAACACCGTGGAGACGCAGACCAGGCCAGTAACATTTTGGCCAGCTTTGGTCTGTCTGCTAGAGACTTAGATGAACTGAGTCGTTATCCAGAGGACAAGATTACTCCTGAGAATTTGCCCCAAATCCTTCTACAGCTTAAAAGGAGGAGAACTGAAGAAGGCCCTACATTGAGTTATGGTAGAGATGGCAGATCTGCTACACGGGAGCCGCCATACAGAGTACCTAGGGATGATTGGGAAGAAAAAAGGCACTTTAGAAGAGATAGTTTTGATGATCGTGGTCCTAGTCTCAACCCAGTGCTTGATTATGACCATGGAAGTCGTTCTCAAGAATCTGGTTATTATGACAGAATGGATTATGAAGATGACAGATTAAGAGATGGAGAAAGGTGTAGGGATGATTCTTTTTTTGGTGAGACCTCGCATAACTATCATAAATTTGACAGTGAGTATGAGAGAATGGGACGTGGTCCTGGCCCCTTACAAGAGAGATCTCTCTTTGAGAAAAAGAGGGGCGCTCCTCCAAGTAGCAATATTGAAGACTTCCATGGACTCTTACCGAAGGGTTATCCCCATCTGTGCTCTATATGTGATTTGCCAGTTCATTCTAATAAG GAGTGGAGTCAACATATCAATGGAGCGAGTCACAGTCGTCGATGCCAGCTTCTTCTTGAAAT CTACCCAGAGTGGAATCCTGACAATGATACAGGACACACAAt GGGCGATCCATTCATGTTGCAGCAGTCTACAAACCCAGCACCAGGAATTCTGGGACCTCCACCTCCCTCATTTCATCTTGGGGGACCAGCAGTTGGACCAAGAGGAAATCTGG GTGCTGGAAATGGAAACCTGCAAGGACCAAGACACATGCAGAAAGGCAGAGTG GAAACTAGCCGAGTTGTTCACATCATGGATTTTCAGAGAGGGAAAAACTTGAGATATCAATTATTACAGCTGGTGGAACCATTCGGAGTCATTTCAAATcatctgattttaaataaaattaatgag GCATTCATTGAAATGGCAACCACAGAAGATGCTCAGGCTGCAGTGGATTATTATACAACCACACCAGCATTAGTATTTGGCAAGCCAGTGAGAGTCCATTTATCCCAGAAGTATAAAAGAATAaag aaacctGAAGGGAAGCCAGACCAGAAGTTTGATCAAAAGCAAGAGCTTGGACGTGTGATACATCTCAGCAATTTACCCCATTCTGGCTATTCTGACAGTGCTGTCCTTAAGCTTGCTGAGCCTTatgggaaaataaagaattatatacTGATGAGGTTGAAAAGTCAG gcctTTATTGAGATGGAAACCAGAGAGGATGCAATGGCAATGGTGGACCATTGTTTGAAAAAGGCCCTATGGTTTCAGGGGAGATGTGTGAAAGTTGACCtgtctgaaaaatataaaaaattggtACTGAGG attccCAACAGAGGCATTGATTTACTGAAAAAAGATAAATCACG aaaaagatcTTACTCTCCAGATGGCAAAGAATCTCCAAGTGATAAGAAATCCAAAACTGATGGTTCCCAGAAGACTGAAAGTACAAATGAAGGTAAAGAACAAGAAGAGAAGTCAGGTGAAGATGGTGAAAAGGATACAAAAGATGACCAGACAGAACAAGAACCTAGCATGCTTCTTGAATCTGAAGATGAACTACTTGTAGATGAAGAAGAAGCAGCAGCACTGCTAGAAAGTGGCAGTTCAGTGGGAGATGAGACAGATCTTGCTAATTTAGGTGATGTGACTTCTGATGGGAAGAAAGAACCTTCAGACAAAGCTGTGAAAAAAGATACAAGTGCTTCAGCAGCtgcaaagaaaaaacttaaaaag CGTCGTTTCCCAGGGAGTATGGAAGGTTTTGTCACTCTAGATGAGGTTGGTGATGAGGAAGATTCGGAACTTCAGAAACTTCGTAAATCGGGCATGGCATTTAAATCTGCTGACAAAAATGATGATGATTTGGTTGAAATTAAGGTGGACAAGGTCGAGGAACTTGATCAAGAAAACGAAGCAGCGTtggaaaatggaattaaaaatgaggaaaatacagAACCAGGTGCTGAATCTGCTGAGAATGCTGATGATCCTAACAAAGATACAAGTGAAAACGCAGATGgccaaagtgatgaaaacaaggaGGACTGTACAATCCCAGATGAGTATAGAATTGGACCATATCAGCCCAATGTTCCTGTTG GTATAGACTATGTGATACCTAAAACAGGGTTTTACTGTAAGCTGTGTTCACTCTTTTATACAAATGAAGAAGTTGCAAAGAATACTCATTGCAGCAGCCTTCCTCATTATCAGAAATTAAAGGTAAGGCTAAATCTTAAGAGTTCTTTAGTGAAAACTAACAAATCAtgtaatttatag